AGCAACTGGCAGCCGCTTTCTTACTTGCAGTACCTGGTCCGAAGATGATCTGGCAATTTGGAGAGCTGGGCTATGATGTGTCTATTGAACAGAACGGGCGGACAGGGGAGAAGCCAATCCACTGGGAGTACAAGAGTAATTCGGGAAGAAAAGAATTATACAGTGTTTATTCTAAACTGATAAAGCTAAAAAAGAGCAATGCAGTGTTTTCAAGCACAAACTTCCAGTACAGCCTGAATTCGGGTGTGAAGTATATTGTACTGAAAAGTCCGACTGCGAATGTATTTGTAGTAGGAAATTTTGATGTGGTCTCTAAGCAGGCAAGTATTGACCTTCCGATAGGGGGAAACTGGTACGACTGCCTTTCAGACCAAACGATTAGTGTTTCAGGTTCGAGTTATTCTTCAACGCTCGCTCCCGGCGAATATCACATTTATAGCAGCACGCCGCTTTATTAAAAGCAAGAAGGGCGTCGTTCAAAAACGACGCTCTTCTTGCTTTTAATAGCTGTTGGCTGTTGGTTATTAGCTATTGGCTTTCACCTTTTAGCATCATCTCGACTCCCTTACAGCTCTTTCCTCAGCCGGGCTACCGGGATATTCATAGCTTCACGGTATTTGGCAACGGTGCGTCGGGCGATGTTATATCCTTTTTCTTTAAGTATTTCTGCTAGTTTCTCATCAGCCAGGGGATGACGCTTATCTTCATTGCCTATACATTCTTCGAGGATCTTCTTCACTTCTTTATTCGATACCTCTTCTCCGCTCTCCGTCTGTATGGCTTCAGAAAAGAAAGATTTCAGCAGGAAGGTGCCAAATTCCGTTTGTACATATTTTGAATTTGCCACCCGTGAAACGGTAGAGATGTCCATCCCGATCTTGTCGGCGATATCCTTCAGGATCATGGGGCGTAGATTTCTTTCGTCGCCGGTAAGGAAGTAATCGTACTGGTAATGCATAATTGCATTCATCGTCTTCAAAAGCGTCTGTTGTCGCTGCTTGATGGCGTCGATAAACCATTTTGCCGAGTCGAGTTTCTGCTTTACGAATTGTACAGCTTCTTTGAGCTTTTTATCTTTCTGTGAAGCCTTATCGTAGTGTTCAAACATTTCCTGGTAAGACCGGCTTACCTTTAGCTCGGGTGCATTCTGCGAATTGAGCGTCAAGATAAGAAAGCCGTCATTGTTTGAGATGTGAAAGTCGGGGATGACCTGAAGCTGTTTTGTGTTTACCTCACTCGAATCGCCCGGCTTAGGATTAAGTTTTAAGATCTCATTTACGATCTCGCGAAGTTCTTCGGAGCTGATATTCAATGCCCGTTCAAGCTTTTCATAATGCTTTCTTGTGAACTCATCAAGATACTGTTCGACAATTTTAATCGCTTTCAGAATAATCGGATTAGTCTGATCTTTCTTTCTGAGCTGAATAAGAAGACATTCCTGTAAATCGCGCGCGCCAATGCCTGCAGGTTCAAAAGACTGTATTACTTTCAGCATCTC
The window above is part of the Arcticibacter tournemirensis genome. Proteins encoded here:
- the rpoN gene encoding RNA polymerase factor sigma-54, translating into MLRQNLQQKLLQKLSPQQIQFIKLLQVPTVALDARIKEELEENPALEDLSLTNLNEPIEQYPDKDPDDTNYDKEESHDEPDEFNIDDYLQEDNLNDYGSKYDHNGDDDEERKEIPIAVQSSFYENLQQQLDLIPLSDKDFQIGQQLIGSLDDDGYLRRSITSLIDDLAFSQNIFAEEEEVEEMLKVIQSFEPAGIGARDLQECLLIQLRKKDQTNPIILKAIKIVEQYLDEFTRKHYEKLERALNISSEELREIVNEILKLNPKPGDSSEVNTKQLQVIPDFHISNNDGFLILTLNSQNAPELKVSRSYQEMFEHYDKASQKDKKLKEAVQFVKQKLDSAKWFIDAIKQRQQTLLKTMNAIMHYQYDYFLTGDERNLRPMILKDIADKIGMDISTVSRVANSKYVQTEFGTFLLKSFFSEAIQTESGEEVSNKEVKKILEECIGNEDKRHPLADEKLAEILKEKGYNIARRTVAKYREAMNIPVARLRKEL